A part of Magnetospirillum sp. genomic DNA contains:
- a CDS encoding ThiF family adenylyltransferase, with translation MISGTTRLIAHLGVPTASFKSPMIYNPYFEHAGIDAVVVPMGCGAADYPQFLRMLFRLSNIHGALVTMPHKATTLGLVDSASDTARIAGACNAVRLAPDGSLRGDMFDGEGFVRGVRRKGLELAGIRALVVGCGGVGSAIAASLAAAGVGQLSICDANPQLAEQLADRLRRHAPKVELRVGHNDPMGVALAVNATPLGMKPDDKLPFDAARLDPQTFVGEVVLLPETTPLLAAARARGCRTQVGLDMLFEQIPAYLEFFGFPVASPDTLRALAKV, from the coding sequence ATGATCAGCGGTACCACGCGCCTCATCGCCCATCTGGGCGTGCCGACGGCGAGCTTCAAATCGCCGATGATTTACAATCCCTATTTCGAGCATGCGGGCATCGATGCGGTCGTGGTGCCGATGGGCTGCGGGGCTGCCGACTATCCGCAGTTCCTGCGCATGCTGTTTCGCCTGTCGAACATCCACGGCGCTTTGGTCACCATGCCCCACAAAGCGACGACACTGGGGCTCGTCGATTCGGCCAGCGATACGGCGCGCATTGCAGGGGCCTGCAATGCCGTGCGGCTCGCGCCCGACGGCAGCCTCAGGGGCGACATGTTCGACGGCGAAGGCTTCGTGCGCGGCGTGCGGCGCAAGGGGCTCGAGCTTGCGGGTATTCGCGCACTCGTCGTGGGCTGCGGCGGCGTGGGCTCGGCCATTGCGGCGTCGCTTGCGGCAGCGGGTGTGGGGCAGCTTTCGATCTGCGACGCCAATCCGCAGTTGGCCGAGCAATTGGCAGACCGGTTGCGGCGCCACGCGCCGAAGGTGGAACTGCGCGTGGGGCACAACGATCCTATGGGCGTCGCTCTCGCGGTCAATGCGACGCCGCTCGGCATGAAGCCGGATGACAAGCTGCCGTTCGACGCTGCACGCCTCGATCCGCAGACTTTCGTGGGCGAAGTGGTGCTGCTGCCCGAAACGACGCCGCTGCTGGCGGCCGCACGCGCGCGCGGCTGCCGCACGCAAGTGGGGCTCGACATGCTGTTCGAACAGATCCCGGCCTATCTCGAGTTCTTCGGCTTTCCTGTCGCATCGCCCGATACGTTGCGCGCTCTCGCCAAGGTCTAA
- a CDS encoding ABC transporter substrate-binding protein: MRKLALAACLALGWTAPLASQDLAIGLGLNVTSIDPHFHNTTPNLNVAAQIFDRLVHTDAQQRPVPGLALSWRTLDPTTWEFVLRDDVKFSDGTPFEAQDVLASLRRAPAVPNSPSSFGIYTRAIASAEAPAPNRVVIRTREPYPLLPYDLSAVNIVSRAAETASTADFNSGRSAIGTGPFKVVSWTPGDRLVVERNPFWWGGAVPWARVTFRLIVNDTARVAALLAGDVQMIEAVPPTDIARLERDPALRVSRSLTTRFFFLHPDQFRDITPFATDKAGNVLPHNPLQDARVRRAISHAINRAAIAERLFSGQAVPAGGVVPDGFFGGDPELKAPAFDPDLAKRLLAEAGYPDGFAITLHGPNDRYVNDDQVVQAIAQMLARVGIQTKVETMPWATFASRSNRPDFSLIYIGWLSATGEASSTLRSLLATFNRETGMGSSNRGRFSDAAFDAKLAEALGEMDDGKREQALRAATRLAMDAQGIVPLLYQYSVWAMRKPLAYGPRADDQTWAAWVRPD; encoded by the coding sequence TTGCGCAAACTCGCACTCGCGGCCTGTTTGGCTCTCGGCTGGACCGCGCCGCTCGCGAGCCAGGACCTTGCGATCGGCCTTGGCCTTAACGTGACCTCGATCGATCCGCATTTCCACAACACCACGCCCAATCTCAACGTTGCCGCACAGATTTTCGACCGCCTCGTGCATACCGATGCGCAGCAGCGGCCCGTACCCGGCTTGGCCCTGTCGTGGCGCACGCTCGATCCAACAACCTGGGAGTTCGTGCTGCGCGACGACGTGAAATTCTCCGACGGCACGCCGTTCGAAGCGCAAGACGTGCTGGCGAGTTTGCGCCGCGCACCGGCAGTCCCCAACAGCCCGTCGAGCTTCGGCATCTACACGCGCGCCATCGCATCGGCCGAAGCGCCCGCCCCGAACCGCGTCGTGATCCGTACGCGCGAGCCCTATCCGCTGCTGCCCTACGATCTGTCCGCCGTGAATATCGTGTCGCGTGCGGCCGAAACCGCGAGCACGGCCGATTTCAATTCCGGCCGCTCGGCGATCGGCACGGGGCCCTTCAAGGTCGTATCGTGGACGCCGGGCGATAGGCTGGTCGTCGAGCGGAATCCGTTTTGGTGGGGCGGTGCCGTGCCGTGGGCGCGCGTCACGTTCCGGCTGATCGTCAACGACACGGCGCGCGTTGCGGCGTTGCTGGCGGGCGACGTGCAGATGATCGAGGCCGTGCCGCCGACCGACATCGCGCGCCTCGAGCGCGATCCGGCTTTGCGCGTGAGCCGCAGCCTTACGACGCGCTTCTTCTTTCTGCACCCCGACCAATTCCGCGACATAACGCCGTTTGCGACCGACAAGGCCGGCAACGTGCTGCCGCACAACCCCTTGCAGGATGCGCGCGTGCGCCGCGCCATCTCGCATGCGATCAACCGCGCCGCGATTGCGGAGCGTTTGTTCTCGGGCCAGGCCGTGCCGGCGGGCGGGGTCGTGCCCGACGGTTTTTTCGGCGGCGATCCGGAACTCAAAGCGCCCGCCTTCGACCCCGATCTTGCCAAGCGCCTGCTTGCAGAAGCCGGATATCCGGACGGCTTTGCGATCACGCTGCACGGCCCCAACGACCGCTACGTCAACGACGACCAGGTGGTGCAGGCCATCGCCCAGATGCTGGCGCGCGTCGGCATCCAGACCAAAGTCGAAACGATGCCGTGGGCGACGTTCGCAAGCCGCTCCAATCGGCCGGATTTCAGCTTGATCTATATCGGCTGGCTGTCGGCGACCGGCGAAGCGTCGTCGACCCTGCGCTCGCTCTTGGCGACCTTCAACCGTGAGACGGGCATGGGTTCGTCCAACCGCGGGCGTTTTTCGGATGCGGCGTTCGACGCCAAACTCGCCGAAGCGCTCGGCGAGATGGACGATGGCAAACGCGAACAGGCGTTGCGCGCCGCCACGCGCCTTGCAATGGACGCGCAAGGGATCGTGCCGCTGCTCTACCAATACAGCGTCTGGGCGATGCGCAAGCCCCTTGCCTACGGCCCACGCGCCGACGACCAGACCTGGGCTGCTTGGGTGCGGCCAGACTGA
- the dctP gene encoding TRAP transporter substrate-binding protein DctP, with protein sequence MTKSIDRRAALAGLAGTAALAALAPTPSRAQGVTLRMSGPMTPTDQRAVALEQIFAPAVRGFATYQPHYNATLFRQGTELEAIARNNLEMSITSPQELATLLPEWSIFTAGYLLRDAEHQKKVFAAPFMDGMKKTVEDRLNVKLLSVMYLGRRQLNLRTEKEIRTPADLAGLKLRMPGTEAWLFLGQALGANPLPVAFTEIYTALQTGAIDGQDNPLPTNRDSKFFEVTKQIVLTSHLVDQNYIAFSKRVWDRLTPAQQQTVQKAADDAAEFGRQNQLKLEIELEAFFKERGLKVYTPDVAAFRTRVQQAYLSSKFANDWPKGMLEQINAIQ encoded by the coding sequence ATGACCAAATCCATCGACCGCCGCGCAGCTCTTGCGGGCTTGGCCGGGACCGCAGCGCTTGCAGCCCTGGCGCCGACGCCTTCGCGTGCACAGGGTGTCACCTTGCGCATGTCCGGCCCCATGACGCCGACAGACCAACGCGCGGTAGCGCTTGAGCAGATTTTCGCACCCGCCGTGCGCGGCTTTGCGACCTACCAGCCGCACTACAATGCCACGCTGTTCCGGCAAGGCACGGAGCTCGAGGCGATCGCGCGCAACAACCTCGAAATGTCGATCACCTCGCCACAGGAGCTTGCCACGCTGCTGCCCGAATGGTCGATCTTCACGGCCGGTTATCTGCTGCGCGACGCCGAACACCAGAAGAAGGTGTTCGCCGCCCCCTTCATGGACGGCATGAAAAAGACCGTGGAAGACAGGCTCAACGTCAAGCTCCTGTCGGTCATGTATCTCGGCCGCCGCCAGCTCAATCTGCGCACCGAAAAAGAAATCCGCACGCCGGCCGATCTCGCCGGCCTCAAGCTGCGCATGCCGGGCACGGAAGCATGGCTGTTCCTGGGCCAGGCATTGGGCGCCAATCCCCTGCCCGTCGCGTTCACGGAGATCTACACGGCCCTGCAGACGGGGGCGATCGACGGCCAGGACAATCCGCTGCCGACCAACCGCGATTCGAAATTCTTCGAAGTGACCAAGCAGATCGTGCTGACGAGCCATCTCGTCGACCAGAACTACATCGCCTTTTCGAAGCGCGTGTGGGACAGGCTGACGCCGGCCCAGCAGCAGACCGTGCAGAAAGCCGCCGACGATGCGGCCGAGTTCGGCCGCCAGAACCAGCTCAAGCTCGAAATCGAGCTCGAGGCTTTCTTCAAGGAACGCGGCCTCAAGGTCTACACGCCCGACGTCGCCGCCTTCCGCACGCGGGTCCAGCAGGCCTATCTCAGCTCGAAATTCGCGAACGACTGGCCCAAGGGCATGCTCGAACAGATCAACGCGATTCAATAG
- a CDS encoding TRAP transporter small permease subunit, producing MQRLIQRARVLAHDIAALMLGALFVVFLIQILSRYVLNAPALWTLEACLTLWLWVVFWGGAFVLQEKDHVRFDVLYFAVGRNLRRVFAIVSAIAIGGGMLAALPATWSYITFYQIKRSAVLGIRLDIVFSIYGVFAAMLVIRYFWRAILVARGADPEALDKRDVQDGYHVQ from the coding sequence ATGCAACGGCTGATCCAACGCGCGCGCGTGCTCGCACACGACATTGCAGCACTCATGCTGGGCGCGCTCTTCGTCGTATTCCTGATCCAGATTCTGTCGCGCTACGTCCTCAATGCGCCCGCACTTTGGACGCTCGAAGCGTGCCTCACGCTCTGGCTCTGGGTCGTTTTCTGGGGCGGGGCCTTCGTGCTTCAGGAGAAGGACCATGTCCGCTTCGACGTTCTCTACTTTGCGGTGGGCCGCAATCTCCGGCGCGTCTTCGCGATCGTGTCGGCAATCGCCATCGGCGGCGGCATGCTGGCGGCCCTGCCCGCCACATGGAGCTACATCACCTTCTATCAGATCAAGCGGAGTGCCGTGCTGGGCATTCGGCTCGACATCGTGTTCAGCATCTACGGCGTCTTCGCGGCGATGTTGGTTATCCGCTATTTCTGGCGCGCAATCCTCGTGGCACGCGGTGCGGATCCCGAAGCGCTCGACAAACGCGATGTCCAAGACGGATATCACGTGCAATGA
- a CDS encoding GDSL-type esterase/lipase family protein, with amino-acid sequence MSRLILLALAAALLLGLPAIAADRAVMHTPIVPAMTGNVEKFAMRCDVPVELSRLQYPMPVVSRRLAEGKQLTIVALGASSTEGVGASSPANAYPERLEAELHALFPNIAITVFNKGIGGEDSAQMLARFERDVLAIEPDLLIWQAGVNAAIKGWPLDQFVENMSMGIDIARKHGIDVMMMGPQNAPRYLHAPHRRQFADHMMLLSRVKDVPIFPRFRIMTHWMQSGAFKPDELIGRDGLHMTDTSYYCLSRVLAQSIAAYAPIAIAPGLEAAKPEAAKTETVRSSGLAVQR; translated from the coding sequence ATGAGTCGTTTGATCCTCTTGGCTTTGGCTGCCGCTCTGTTGCTCGGGTTGCCTGCAATCGCTGCAGACCGGGCGGTCATGCACACGCCCATCGTGCCGGCGATGACGGGCAACGTCGAAAAATTCGCGATGCGCTGCGACGTGCCGGTCGAGCTGAGCCGGCTACAATATCCAATGCCGGTCGTATCTCGGCGTCTGGCCGAGGGCAAGCAACTGACGATCGTAGCACTCGGCGCTTCGTCGACCGAAGGGGTCGGCGCAAGCTCGCCCGCCAACGCCTATCCCGAGCGGCTTGAGGCCGAGCTACACGCGCTGTTCCCGAACATCGCGATCACCGTTTTCAACAAGGGGATCGGCGGCGAAGATTCGGCGCAGATGCTCGCGCGTTTCGAGCGCGATGTTTTGGCGATCGAACCCGATCTGCTGATCTGGCAGGCGGGCGTCAACGCCGCAATCAAGGGCTGGCCGCTCGACCAATTCGTCGAGAACATGTCGATGGGAATCGATATTGCGCGCAAGCACGGCATTGATGTGATGATGATGGGGCCGCAGAACGCGCCGCGCTACCTACATGCCCCGCATCGCCGCCAATTCGCCGACCATATGATGCTGCTCTCGCGCGTCAAAGACGTGCCGATTTTTCCGCGGTTCCGCATCATGACGCATTGGATGCAGAGCGGCGCGTTCAAGCCCGACGAGCTTATCGGGCGCGACGGTCTGCACATGACCGACACGAGCTACTATTGCCTGTCGCGCGTGCTGGCGCAGTCGATCGCCGCTTATGCGCCAATAGCCATTGCACCCGGGCTTGAAGCCGCAAAGCCCGAAGCGGCCAAGACGGAAACGGTCCGATCCTCGGGCCTTGCGGTCCAGCGCTAG